Below is a genomic region from Billgrantia tianxiuensis.
CCCCATTCGGAAATGCCCGGGTCACAGGTCGTTTGCCACCTCACCGAGCCTTATCGCAGGCTACCACGTCCTTCATCGCCTCTGGCTGCCAAGGCATCCACCGTATGCGCTTAATCGCTTGACCATATAACCCGAAGGGGTCTGGTCTGCGATCACGTACGACAATTGCCGGATACGCTTGAGACGTATCTCTTGCGTTTTCTCCTTGCGGAGAAAACTTGTCAGCATGATTCACATTGTTAAAGAGCAGACTGTTCAGAGAACAGTGATAAGCACGTCTTGCGCTTATCACTGGTCACGAAACATGAGACTGAGGGGAGAAGTTTGGTGGAGCCAAGCGGGATCGAACCGCTGACCTCCTGCGTGCAAGGCAGGCGCTCTCCCAGCTGAGCTATGGCCCCACTGATTCCGGCCTTCCCCTTAGGGTCGGTTCGGTTATTTTATTCAGACCAAGGCATTTCGTGGCGACGCATAGCCGCTATGCGAGTCACGAAATAACGCAGGACTGGATAAAATTGGTGGGTCTGGGCAGATTTGAACTGCCGACCTCACCCTTATCAGGGGTGCGCTCTAACCAACTGAGCTACAGACCCGGCACTGTACGGTTGCAAGCTTGCTAGCCGTCGGCTGGCCGACCTCACCCTCCTTTCCACAAAGGTCAGGGGGTGCGCTCTAACCAACTGAGCTACAGACCCGGCTTGCTACCGATGCATCGGCGATCGCTCGCCGACCCAAACAGTCTTTGCTCTGGCCGATCAGGTAATTCATTGTGAGCACTTGCCGCGAGGCGTGATACGTCGTTTAAGGAGGTGATCCAGCCGCAGGTTCCCCTACGGCTACCTTGTTACGACTTCACCCCAGTCATGAACCACACCGTGGTGATCGCCCTCCCGAAGGTTAGGCTAACCACTTCTGGTGCAGTCCACTCCCATGGTGTGACGGGCGGTGTGTACAAGGCCCGGGAACGTATTCACCGTGACATTCTGATTCACGATTACTAGCGATTCCGACTTCACGGAGTCGAGTTGCAGACTCCGATCCGGACTGAGATCAGCTTTCTGGGATTGGCTCACTCTCGCAAGTTCGCAACCCTTTGTACTGACCATTGTAGCACGTGTGTAGCCCTACCCGTAAGGGCCATGATGACTTGACGTCGTCCCCACCTTCCTCCGGTTTGTCACCGGCAGTCTCCCTAGAGTTCCCGACCGAATCGCTGGCAAATAGGGACAAGGGTTGCGCTCGTTACGGGACTTAACCCAACATTTCACAACACGAGCTGACGACAGCCATGCAGCACCTGTCTCTGCGTTCCCGAAGGCACCCCTTCGTCTCCGAAGGGTTCGCAGGATGTCAAGGGTAGGTAAGGTTCTTCGCGTTGCATCGAATTAAACCACATGCTCCACCGCTTGTGCGGGCCCCCGTCAATTCATTTGAGTTTTAACCTTGCGGCCGTACTCCCCAGGCGGTCGACTTATCGCGTTAACTGCGCCACAAAGTCCGCGAAGGACCCAACGGCTAGTCGACATCGTTTACGGCGTGGACTACCAGGGTATCTAATCCTGTTTGCTACCCACGCTTTCGCACCTCAGCGTCAGTGTCAGTCCAGAAGGCCGCCTTCGCCACTGGTATTCCTCCCGATCTCTACGCATTTCACCGCTACACCGGGAATTCTACCTTCCTCTCCTGCACTCTAGCCTGACAGTTCCGGATGCCGTTCCCAGGTTGAGCCCGGGGCTTTCACAACCGGCTTATCAAGCCGCCTACGCGCGCTTTACGCCCAGTAATTCCGATTAACGCTCGCACCCTCCGTATTACCGCGGCTGCTGGCACGGAGTTAGCCGGTGCTTCTTCTGTGGGTGATGTCCCTCCTCCCGGGTATTAACCGGAAGGCTTTCTTCCCCACTGAAAGTGCTTTACAACCCGAGGGCCTTCTTCACACACGCGGCATGGCTGGATCAGGCTTGCGCCCATTGTCCAATATTCCCCACTGCTGCCTCCCGTAGGAGTTCGGGCCGTGTCTCAGTCCCGATGTGGCTGATCATCCTCTCAGACCAGCTACGGATCGTCGCCTTGGTGAGCCATTACCTCACCAACCAGCTAATCCGACATAGGCTCATCCGATAGCGCAAGGCCCGAAGGTCCCCTGCTTTCTCCCGTAGGACGTATGCGGTATTAGCCTGGGTTTCCCCAGGTTATCCCCCACTACCGGGCAGATTCCTATGCATTACTCACCCGTCCGCCGCTCGCCACCAGGGAGCAAGCTCCCCGTGCTGCCGCTCGACTTGCATGTGTTAGGCCTGCCGCCAGCGTTCAATCTGAGCCATGATCAAACTCTTCAGTTTAAGATCGTGCGGTTCTTGCTCGCCCCTTCCCGAAGAAACGGACGAAAGCGAACCAAACTCGGCTCAAGGTCAAAGCTTCTCAAAAGACCCGAAGGTCTCGACGAGTCGCTTGCCTTGAAATGGTGTGACTTCTCACCACCTCATCGACAAGCGCCCACATGAATTACCTGATCGATTGTTAAAGAGCGGCTCCGGGCTCTATGAAGAGTGGAGCGTCTCGCTTGCTGTCGCGGCCGTCGATCCGGTGACCGAGGGGCCTCGCCAGCGCCCTGCGAGGAAGGCGTATTCTACTGAAGCGCCGGAGTTTGTCAACTCTCTTCGAGGCCGTCACCGAGGTGACCCTGACCGCGAAGACCAGCCGGAGCCGGCGACCGCAAGCCCGTTGCCGGACTTGCTTTCGAGTGGGGCGCATTCTACCGAATCCGCCGTGGGCGTCAAGTGCGAATCTTGCGAAGCGAATCGAAAAATTCAAATCATGACAACCACTTACCACCCTATCCACCGCCTGCAACGTTGCCCGTCGCCGGCAGCGGATGCGTACTTTACGGTTTTCCCCCGAGCCCCGCAAGGGGCGGCGGTAAAAAATTTCAGGAGCGTGACGATGCGATGACGAGACGCGGGCGAGCGAGCTATCCACAGGCACTCGCAGACGAGGGGTTGTGGATGGTTTTGCGCCGGGGCCGAAGACGACAACGCCCGCGCGGGGCGGGCGTCGGTAGAAGCAACTGACTTGTAATCAGTTGGCCTCGGGGCCGTGGAATAGATCAGCGCAGCGTGACCCGGGCGTAGCGCTTCTTGCCGGCTTGAATCACGTAGCTCTTGCCGGTGTCGAGCATGGCATCCTTGGCGACGACCTCGCCGTCGACCTTGACCCGGCCGTTGCCCAGCATGTCCTTGGCCTGGGCGCTGTTGTTGGCCAGACCCGCCCGGTTGAGCACCGCAGCGATGGGCGCCTGAGCGCTGCCCTCGAAGTCGACCTCCACCTCGGGCAGGTCTTCGGGCAGCTCGCCTTCGGCCAGGCGGTTGCCGGCCGACTTGTGGGCATTGGCCGCGGCCTCTTCACCGTGGTAGCGCCCGATCAGCTCGCGGGCGAGGATCATCTTGATGTCGCGCGGGTTGGCGCCGGCCTCGACGTCGCGCTTGAGCGCCTCGATCTCTTCATTCGATTTCAACGAGAGCAGCTCGAAGTAGCGCCACATCAGGCTGTCGGGCATGGAGACGAGCTTGTTGAACATCGAACCCGGCGCCTCGTCGACGCCGACGTAATTGCCCAGCGACTTCGACATCTTCTGCACGCCGTCGAGCCCCTCGAGCAGCGGCATGGTGATGACCACCTGCGGCTCCATGCCGAAGTGCTTCTGGATCTCGCGCCCCATCAGCAGGTTGAACTTCTGGTCGGTGCCACCCATCTCGACGTCGGCCTCGAGCGCCACGGAGTCGTAGCCCTGCACCAGCGGGTAGAGGAATTCGTGGATAGAGATCGGCTGGCCCGACTTGTAGCGCTTGTCGAAGTCGTCGCGCTCGAGCATGCGCGCCACGGTGCTCTGGGCGGCCAGCTCGATCATCTTGGCCGCGGTGAGCTGGCTGAACCATTCGGAGTTGAAGCGCACCTCGGTCTTTTCAGGATCGAGGATCTTGAACACCTGCTCCTTGTAGGTCTGGGCATTGACCCGGACCTCTTCCTCGGTGAGCGGCTTGCGGGTGACGTTCTTGCCGGTGGGATCGCCGATGCGACCGGTGAAGTCGCCGATCAGGAAGATGATCTGGTGGCCGAGATCCTGGAACTGGCGCATCTTGGTCAGCAGCACGCTGTGGCCGAGGTGCAGGTCGGGAGCGGTGGGATCGAAGCCCGCCTTGATGCGCAGCTTGCGGCCGGACTCGAGCTTCTTGATCAGCTCGTCCTCCAGCAGGATCTCCTGGGTGCCTCGTTTCAGCAGCGCCAGCGCGCTTGCGACCTCACTCATCGTCTCCCACTCCAAATACGTTGATCGCCCTTGCGGGCAGGGTCCATCGAATGGGGCACGATGGTAGCATGACTTGATGCCTCGCGGTCCCCCCAGCCTAAGGGAGAAAATAGAGATGGCACTGTTCGTGGGCCTGATGTCCGGCACCAGCCTGGACGGCATCGATGCCGCCCTGGTCGAGATCGACTCCACGGGGAGCGCGCGCCTGCTTGCCACCCACGCCGAGCCGATGCCCGAAACGCTGCGTGAGCAGTTGCTCGAACTCTGCCAGGCCGAACGAGTCGCCTTCGCCGAGCTGGCCGGCGCCGAGGATGCCTTCTGCCGGCTCCAGGCTGCTGCGGTCGGGCATCTGCTCGCAGGCAATGGCATCGCAACCGAGCAGATTACCGCCATCGGCAGCCACGGCCAGACCATTGAGCACGCGCCCTGGGGACACGCTGAAGGCCCCGCCTATACCCTACAGCTCGACAACCCCAGCCTGCTGGCCGAGCTGACCGGCTGCCAGGTAGTAGCCGACTTTCGCCGCCGCGATCTCGCCGCCGGCGGTCAGGCCGCGCCACTGGCACCGGCCTTCCACGAGGCACTGTTCCGACAACCGGAGCAGTGGCAACTGGTACTCAACTTGGGCGGCTTCGCCAATCTGACACTGCTGCCGCCGAGGGAGAGCAATGCCAAGGTCATCGGCTTCGATACCGGCCCGGCCAATGCCCTGCTGGATGCCTGGTACGCGCGGCACCGCGGCGGCCGCTTCGATGCTGACGGCGCCTGGGCGGCATCGGGCCGAGTGGACGAAACGCTGCTGGAGCGCCTGCTCGCCGAGCCCTTCTTTCATCGTCCCCCGCCGCGCAGCACCGGACGCGAGGTATTCCATCTCGACTGGCTGGGTCAACACCTGACGGGGCGGGAACGTGCCGAGGACGTTCAGGCCACGCTGGCGGAGCTGACCGCCACCAGCGTGGCTCTGGGAATCGAGATGGCACGTGAGCTGGTCGGCGCGCCGGTCGCCACGGCACTGATCCCCTGCGGGGGAGGTGCGCATAACCGCGACCTGCTCTACCGACTGGCCCAGCGCCTGCCCGAGACGGCTCTGGTGCCCAGCAGCGATTGGGGCTGGCCAGCCGACTGGCTGGAAGCAGGAGCCTTCGCCTGGCTCGCCTGGCGTCGCCTGGAAGGCATGCCCGGCAATCTGCCCAGCGTTACCGGCGCCGCCGGCCCGCGCGTGCTCGGCGGCGTCTACGCTCCCTGAGACAGAGGCCAGGCAACGACCGCCATTATGGCCGACAAAGCTTGCTGGGGGACGATAGCGGGCAGGTTGAGGAATGCTCGAGCCAGACCTGGCCATGAGGCTCATGCGAAAAAAACGGATGCTCAAACGGCCAGCGCGTTCCTGGCTTGAACCTGCGCCTCATCGCGACTGACCACGTCCTCGGAGACCAGCTTGGCCAGGGCGGCATCGAGAGTTTGCATGCCCAGGCTGCCGCCGGTCTGGATAGCGGAATAGATCTGCGCCACCTTGTCCTCACGGATCAGGTTACGCACCGCCGCATTGGCGATGAGGATCTCGTGGGCCGCGACTCGCCCACCGCTACGACGCTTGAGCAGGGTCTGGGAGATGACCGCCTGCAGCGACTCCGATAGCATCGAGCGCACCATGGCCTTCTCCTCGCCCGGGAAGACGTCGATGATCCGGTCGATGGTCTTGGCCGCCGAGGTGGTATGCAGGGTGCCGAACACCAGGTGGCCGGTCTCGGCGGCGGTGAGCGCCAGCCGGATGGTTTCGAGGTCGCGCATCTCGCCCACCAGGATCACGTCGGGGTCTTCGCGCAGTGCGCTGCGCAGCGCCTGGGCGAAGCCATGCGTATCACGATGCACCTCGCGCTGATTGATCAGGCAGCACTTGCTGCGATGAACGAATTCCACCGGGTCCTCGATGGTGAGGATATGGTCGTAACGGTGATCGTTGATATAGTCGATCATCGCGGCCAGAGTGGTACTCTTGCCCGAGCCGGTGGGGCCGGTGACAAGTACCAGGCCGCGCGGCAGCAGCGCCAGGCGGCGAAAAACCTCGCCCAAACCCAGGTCCTCCATGGTCAGCACCTCACTGGGGATGGTGCGAAATACCGCACCGGCTCCGCGGGCCTGGTTGAAGGCGTTGACGCGGAAGCGAGCCACACCGGGGACCTCGAAGGAGAAATCGGTCTCGAAGAACTCCTCGTAGTCGCGGCGCTGGCGGTCGCTCATGATGCCGTAGATCAGCTCGCGGACTTCACGATCTTCCAGGGCCGGCACGTTGAGACGGCGGATGTCGCCATCGACCCGAATCATTGGCGGCAAACCAGCCGACAGATGCAGATCGGAGGCGTTCTGCTTTGCCGAAAACGCCAGCAGTTCGGTAATATCCATGCGTTTCCCCTGCTCCCCGGTTAAGGTTCCAGTGAGTATGACAGACTTGCGGACAGGACGGACTTCCTGTGGCTGAGATGACGGACCCCATGCTTTCCAACTCGCTGGTCAGCGCTCGCCGGCGTCTGGCCGATGCCCTGGCAGCCGCCGGTCGTCCTGCCGATGCCGCACGGCTACTGGCGGTCAGCAAGACCAAGCCAGCCGACATGATCCGTGAGGCCTGGCAGCTTGGCCAACGCGAGTTCGGGGAGAACTACGTACAGGAAGCGCTGGAGAAACAACGCGAGCTCGTCGACCTGGAGGGGATCGTCTGGCACTTCATTGGCCCACTGCAGGCCAACAAGACACGCGCCGTAGCCGAGCACTTCGACTGGGTCCACAGCGTCGACCGCGAGAAGGTCGCGCGACGGCTGAACGATCAGCGCCCCGAGGCATTGGCACCACTCGAGGTGTGTCTGCAGGTCAACGTCAGCGACGAGGCCAGCAAGTCAGGAGTCTCCTTCGACGAGCTGGAGGAACTGGCGGAAGCGGTACTCTCGATGCCGCGCCTGCGCCTGCGTGGGTTGATGGCCATCCCGGCACCGGCCGCGGACCCGGCTCGCCAGCGTGAACCCCTGGCGCGGCTGCGCCAAGCGCTGGAGTCGCTGCGCGAGCGCTTTCCCGATGCACCGCTGGATACCCTGTCGATGGGCATGAGCGACGACCTGGAAGCCGCCGTACTCGAAGGAGCCACCCTGGTACGACTGGGTACGGCCATCTTCGGCGCGCGCAACACATCGCGTCGTTAAACGATGCATGCGTACCGGTGCGAGCCGGACGCTCATAACAGAAGAAGGACAGATCGCAATGGCCAGCAGAGTCACCTTCATTGGCGCCGGCAACATGGCCAGCGCCATCATCGGCGGCATGATCGACAATGGCCACCCGGCCACCGCCATTACCGCCACTTCCCCAAGCGATGCTTTCCTGGCACCGCTGCACGAGCGCTTCGGCATCCGTACCAATACCGATAATGCCGCGGCGGTGCGCGACGCCGATGTCGTGGTGCTG
It encodes:
- the tyrS gene encoding tyrosine--tRNA ligase, yielding MSEVASALALLKRGTQEILLEDELIKKLESGRKLRIKAGFDPTAPDLHLGHSVLLTKMRQFQDLGHQIIFLIGDFTGRIGDPTGKNVTRKPLTEEEVRVNAQTYKEQVFKILDPEKTEVRFNSEWFSQLTAAKMIELAAQSTVARMLERDDFDKRYKSGQPISIHEFLYPLVQGYDSVALEADVEMGGTDQKFNLLMGREIQKHFGMEPQVVITMPLLEGLDGVQKMSKSLGNYVGVDEAPGSMFNKLVSMPDSLMWRYFELLSLKSNEEIEALKRDVEAGANPRDIKMILARELIGRYHGEEAAANAHKSAGNRLAEGELPEDLPEVEVDFEGSAQAPIAAVLNRAGLANNSAQAKDMLGNGRVKVDGEVVAKDAMLDTGKSYVIQAGKKRYARVTLR
- a CDS encoding anhydro-N-acetylmuramic acid kinase: MALFVGLMSGTSLDGIDAALVEIDSTGSARLLATHAEPMPETLREQLLELCQAERVAFAELAGAEDAFCRLQAAAVGHLLAGNGIATEQITAIGSHGQTIEHAPWGHAEGPAYTLQLDNPSLLAELTGCQVVADFRRRDLAAGGQAAPLAPAFHEALFRQPEQWQLVLNLGGFANLTLLPPRESNAKVIGFDTGPANALLDAWYARHRGGRFDADGAWAASGRVDETLLERLLAEPFFHRPPPRSTGREVFHLDWLGQHLTGRERAEDVQATLAELTATSVALGIEMARELVGAPVATALIPCGGGAHNRDLLYRLAQRLPETALVPSSDWGWPADWLEAGAFAWLAWRRLEGMPGNLPSVTGAAGPRVLGGVYAP
- a CDS encoding type IV pilus twitching motility protein PilT translates to MDITELLAFSAKQNASDLHLSAGLPPMIRVDGDIRRLNVPALEDREVRELIYGIMSDRQRRDYEEFFETDFSFEVPGVARFRVNAFNQARGAGAVFRTIPSEVLTMEDLGLGEVFRRLALLPRGLVLVTGPTGSGKSTTLAAMIDYINDHRYDHILTIEDPVEFVHRSKCCLINQREVHRDTHGFAQALRSALREDPDVILVGEMRDLETIRLALTAAETGHLVFGTLHTTSAAKTIDRIIDVFPGEEKAMVRSMLSESLQAVISQTLLKRRSGGRVAAHEILIANAAVRNLIREDKVAQIYSAIQTGGSLGMQTLDAALAKLVSEDVVSRDEAQVQARNALAV
- a CDS encoding YggS family pyridoxal phosphate-dependent enzyme; the protein is MTDPMLSNSLVSARRRLADALAAAGRPADAARLLAVSKTKPADMIREAWQLGQREFGENYVQEALEKQRELVDLEGIVWHFIGPLQANKTRAVAEHFDWVHSVDREKVARRLNDQRPEALAPLEVCLQVNVSDEASKSGVSFDELEELAEAVLSMPRLRLRGLMAIPAPAADPARQREPLARLRQALESLRERFPDAPLDTLSMGMSDDLEAAVLEGATLVRLGTAIFGARNTSRR